A genome region from Hevea brasiliensis isolate MT/VB/25A 57/8 chromosome 9, ASM3005281v1, whole genome shotgun sequence includes the following:
- the LOC110656398 gene encoding dnaJ protein ERDJ3B isoform X1, which produces MAFRRANILFLLCALSYALIAVAGESYYDILQVPRSASDEQIKRAYRKLALKYHPDKNPGNEEANKRFAEINNAYEVLSDNQKRDIYNKYGEEGLKQHMASGGRGGGMGMDISDIFKNFFGGGGDMEEEERIAKGDDVIVELDATLEDLYMGGSQKVWREKNVIKPAPGKRRCNCRNQVYHKQIGPGMFQQMTEQVCDQCQNVKYEREGYFITVDIEKGMQDGQEVVFYEDGEPIIDGEPGDLRFRIRAEPHDHFRREGNDLHTTVTITLVQALVGFEKTLKHLDEHLVDISTKGITKPKAVKKFKGEGMPLHSSTKKGDLYVTFEVLFPNSLTKDQKTKIKEILG; this is translated from the exons ATGGCGTTTCGAAGAGCAAACATTCTCTTTCTGTTATGCGCTCTATCGTACGCTCTCATCGCCGTTGCAGG GGAAAGCTATTACGATATATTGCAAGTGCCGAGGAGCGCATCGGACGAACAGATCAAGAGAGCCTATAGAAAGCTGGCATTGAAGTACCATCCTGATAAGAATCCGGGAAATGAAGAGGCTAATAAGCGATTTGCTGAGATTAACaatg CGTACGAGGTGTTATCGGACAACCAAAAGAGGGATATCTACAATAAGTATGGAGAAGAAGGGCTTAAGCAGCACATGGCTAGTGGAGGGAGAGGTGGTGGAATGGGGATGGACATTAGCGACATTTTCAAAAA TTTCTTTGGTGGAGGAGGTGACAtggaagaggaagagagaatcgCGAAGGGTGATGATGTAATTGTTGAATTGGATGCGACACTAGAAGACTTGTACATGGGTGGCTCACAGAAG GTTTGGAGGGAAAAAAATGTTATAAAGCCAGCGCCTGGTAAAAGACGCTGTAACTGCAGAAATCAAGTCTATCATAAGCAAATTGGTCCAGGGATGTTTCAGCAGATGACAGAGCAG gtctgtgatcaatgccaaaatgTCAAATATGAACGAGAGGGATATTTTATTACAGTTGATATTGAGAAAGGCATGCAAGATGGACAA GAGGTGGTTTTCTACGAAGACGGTGAACCAATAATAGATGGGGAGCCTGGAGATTTGAGG TTCCGTATTCGTGCAGAACCCCATGATCACTTCAGAAGGGAAGGCAATGACTTGCACACAACTGTGACCATCACACTG GTTCAAGCACTTGTTGGTTTTGAGAAGACCCTTAAACACCTCGATGAACATTTAGTGGACATCAGCACAAAG GGAATCACTAAGCCCAAGGCAGTAAAAAAGTTCAAAGGTGAAGGGATGCCACTGCATTCTAGTACAAAGAAAGGTGATCTTTATGTCACATTTGAGGTTCTTTTTCCCAACTCACTAACAAAAGACCAAAAGACGAAGATCAAGGAAATTCTTGGCTAG
- the LOC110656398 gene encoding dnaJ protein ERDJ3B isoform X2 → MAFRRANILFLLCALSYALIAVAGESYYDILQVPRSASDEQIKRAYRKLALKYHPDKNPGNEEANKRFAEINNAYEVLSDNQKRDIYNKYGEEGLKQHMASGGRGGGMGMDISDIFKNFFGGGGDMEEEERIAKGDDVIVELDATLEDLYMGGSQKVWREKNVIKPAPGKRRCNCRNQVYHKQIGPGMFQQMTEQVCDQCQNVKYEREGYFITVDIEKGMQDGQEVVFYEDGEPIIDGEPGDLRFRIRAEPHDHFRREGNDLHTTVTITLVQALVGFEKTLKHLDEHLVDISTKL, encoded by the exons ATGGCGTTTCGAAGAGCAAACATTCTCTTTCTGTTATGCGCTCTATCGTACGCTCTCATCGCCGTTGCAGG GGAAAGCTATTACGATATATTGCAAGTGCCGAGGAGCGCATCGGACGAACAGATCAAGAGAGCCTATAGAAAGCTGGCATTGAAGTACCATCCTGATAAGAATCCGGGAAATGAAGAGGCTAATAAGCGATTTGCTGAGATTAACaatg CGTACGAGGTGTTATCGGACAACCAAAAGAGGGATATCTACAATAAGTATGGAGAAGAAGGGCTTAAGCAGCACATGGCTAGTGGAGGGAGAGGTGGTGGAATGGGGATGGACATTAGCGACATTTTCAAAAA TTTCTTTGGTGGAGGAGGTGACAtggaagaggaagagagaatcgCGAAGGGTGATGATGTAATTGTTGAATTGGATGCGACACTAGAAGACTTGTACATGGGTGGCTCACAGAAG GTTTGGAGGGAAAAAAATGTTATAAAGCCAGCGCCTGGTAAAAGACGCTGTAACTGCAGAAATCAAGTCTATCATAAGCAAATTGGTCCAGGGATGTTTCAGCAGATGACAGAGCAG gtctgtgatcaatgccaaaatgTCAAATATGAACGAGAGGGATATTTTATTACAGTTGATATTGAGAAAGGCATGCAAGATGGACAA GAGGTGGTTTTCTACGAAGACGGTGAACCAATAATAGATGGGGAGCCTGGAGATTTGAGG TTCCGTATTCGTGCAGAACCCCATGATCACTTCAGAAGGGAAGGCAATGACTTGCACACAACTGTGACCATCACACTG GTTCAAGCACTTGTTGGTTTTGAGAAGACCCTTAAACACCTCGATGAACATTTAGTGGACATCAGCACAAAG CTGTAA